The Episyrphus balteatus chromosome 3, idEpiBalt1.1, whole genome shotgun sequence genome segment GTTGTAGGCTCtgtagttgtagttgttgtcgttgttgtgggttctgttgttgtagttgttgttgtcggctctgtagttgtagttgttgtcgttgttgtgggttctgttgttgtggttgttgttgttggctcTGTTGTTGTGGTCgttgttgtggttgttgttgtaggctctgtagttgtagttgttgtcgttgttgtgggttctgttgttgtagttgttgttgtcgGCTCTGTTGTTGTAGTCGTTGTTGTGGGTTCtgttgttgtggttgttgttgttggctcTGTTGTTGTGGTCGTTGTTGTGGGTTCTGTTGTTGTGGTTGTAGTTGTAGGCTCtgtagttgtagttgttgtcgttgttgtgggttctgttgttgttgttgttgtcgtagTCGTTGCCATAGGACCTTCTGGCCCCAAAGCCCCTACTGCACCAGTTACTCCTCTGAATCCTGGGTTTCCTCTTGTCCCCGTTCTTCCTTTACTTCCTTTTTGTCCTTCCGAACCTTTGTCTCCTTTTTGACCCTTTTCTCCTTCATATCCCATAGTTCCTTTTCTTCCTTTGTATCCTGTTTGCCCACGATCTCCCTTAAAACCTTTATCACCTTTTTTTCCGTCATAACCAACCAAACCATTATCACCTCGTCTACCTGTGGTACCAGGCCTTCCTGTCGAACCCGGTGAGCCCATAGGACCAGGTGGTCCCGGAGGACCAGGAATGCAAATACATCCTTTATCCGGTTGGTAATAATGACCAGAAGGAACACTTGGATTGGGGTAGTATTTCTGAATGTAAGGTTGAATTGCACCCGGTGTTTTCCATACTATTTCTGATAATGGTTTTTTCTTAGTTTCTTTTTGCAAACTAATAGTCCTTTCTTGAATCTGCGCGAAAGCAGCAAATAAAGCTGAAGCtagaaatagagaaaaaaaattattaaaaagtctattttttgtttgaaaatcaaattcttACCTAAAATTAACAAACCGATCACTTCTTTCATTTTTGACTTTCTGCGGTTCGATAGGCCTAAAGAACTTCTTTTATAGaaatttattggattttttttttttcttagttcacGATCACATTCATGACGATAAAGGGGATTGACATCTGTaacggttgttttttttttttaacaaaaaaatcaaatatttctgATATGaagataaaactaaaaataattgacCCAAATTATGTTAAATTATGCGATTTCGAGATATGCAAATAtaactacatttttttaatttaaactggTTACAGACCTTGAAGACTAATGAGTCAACACAGGTAAATGgtctagaaaaaataaaaaaaaaaattggaattgcaaaatttttaataaagtgtGGGCAATTAGAACgaaatttaaaatcttttaaagaaaaaatttgaattttaacacAGAAATGTAGAAAACTAGTTTTGGATCCTTTAAAGGTCTTTTAAAATCACCTATAGGGTGCAAGTGTAAAATTATTTACTTACGGTAATATGTActctcataaaaataataacattattTGTTGTCAAGCAATATAGTTCTTGACCCATAATCGACTCTTCTTGAGCTTGTATGTTACTTCTTAATATAACTCTTTTTGATTTCTAccttttcaatttaaatctttttatatcTCAACTTCGATTTCAAATGGAAACCCTGAACTTGTGTCGAGCTATTTTGTAGTAAACGTTTTTTCTTGGTTTAGTTCGAAAACATTGTAAGTTTACAGGAGCTCCAAATTAGTTCTGAAAGCGTTTCCACATTCGATGTCCTGGTAGCAGAGGAACCATCATTTGTTCATCACATGTGTTCTTAATCTAAGTTAAGTTATTTCAATCGCTGAACACTTTctctcaaaaatataaaacaaatagtAGCAGATTCTGGACCAATAgcaaaaagaaaactaaaatgaaacaatttttcaagcaggtgaaaaattttaaaaatcaagacGAAAAATACCTATTTTCGATTAGAAtcccaaaaaagaaaatatatacaaatatataCATACGAATAAActtatttgtaaataaaattttctattcgGAATAGCTCAAAGGACGGTAACTTCAGCCATTAGAAACAATGAAAGCAATAAATGTTTTCCAATTCATTAAAACCTTTAAGCTGTAATAAGTGTTTAtacaatatttatgtatttgcATTTAAGATTTGAGAATACATTGTTCTGTCCTAATTAATTATTGTCTATAATAGCTGTCCAGTTATTTGGCTCTTCCGTTGTTGTGGCTCCGTTGTTGTTGTCCTTGTTGTAGGATCCGTTGTTGTAGTCGTTGATGTTgattctgttgttgttgttgttgaatctAAACTTATCGTTACGTCTATAAGGGGAGTCCTAGTAGTGGTAGAtgttgtagttgttgtagtCGTAGTTGTGGGCTCTGTTGTcgtagttgttgttgtgggctctgttgtagtagttgttgttgtgggctctgttgtagtagttgttgttgtgggctctgttgtagtagttgttgttgtgggctctgttgtagtagttgttgttgtgggcTCTGTGGTTGTTGTAGTAGTTGTTGGTTCTGTAGTGGTTGTCGTTGTTGTGGGCTCTgttgtagtagttgttgttgtgggctctgttgtagtagttgttgttgtgggctctgttgtagtagttgttgttgtgggctctgttgctgtagttgttgttgtgggctctgtggttgtagttgttgttgtgggctctgtggttgtagttgttgtcgttgttgtgggctctgttgtagtagttgttgttgttagatctgtggttgtagttgttgtcgttgttgtgggctctgttgtagtagttgttgttgtgggcTCTGTGGTTGTTGTAGTAGTTGTTGGTTCTGTAGTGGTTGTCGTTGTTGTGGGCTCTgttgtagtagttgttgttgtgggctctgtggttgtagttgttgtcgttgttgtgggttctgttgtagtagttgttgttgtgggcTCTGTGGTTGTAGTAGTAGTTGTTGGTTCTGTagttgttgtcgttgttgtaagctctgttgtagtagttgttgttgtgggctctgtggttgtagtagtagttgttggttctgtagttgtagttgttgttgtgggctctgtggttgttgtagtagttgttggttctgtagttgtagttgttgttgtgggctctgttgtagtagttgttgttgtgggcTCTGTGGTTGTAGTAGTAGTTGTTGGTTCTGTagttgttgtcgttgttgtgggctctgttgtagtagttgttgttgtgggcTCTGTGGTTGTAGTAGTAGTTGTTGGTTCTGTagttgttgtcgttgttgtgggctctgttgtagtagttgttgttgtgggctctgtggttgtagttgttgtcgttgttgtgggttctgttgtagtagttgttgttgtgggcTCTGTGGTTGTAGTAGTAGTTGTTGGTTCTGTagttgttgtcgttgttgtgggctctgttgtagtagttgttgttgtgggctctgtggttgtagttgttgtcgttgttgtgggttctgttgtagtagttgttgttgtgggcTCTGTGGTTGTAGTAGTAGTTGTTGGTTCTGTagttgttgtcgttgttgtgggctctgttgtagtagttgttgttgtgggctctgtggttgtagtagtagttgttggttctgtagttgtagttgttgttgtgggctctgtggttgttgtagtagttgttggttctgtagttgtagttgttgttgtgggctctgttgtagtagttgttgttgtgggctctgtggttgtagtagtagttgttggttctgtagttgtagttgttgttgtgggcTCTGTGGTTGTTGTAGTAGTTGTTGGTTCTGTAGTGGTTGTCGTTGTTGTGGGCTCTgttgtagtagttgttgttgtgggctctgtggttgtagtagtagttgttggttctgtagttgtagttgttgttgtgggctctgtggttgttgtagtagttgttggttctgtagttgtagttgttgttgtgggctctgttgtagtagttgttgttgtgggcTCTGTGGTTGTAGTAGTAGTTGTTGGTT includes the following:
- the LOC129915230 gene encoding mucin-2-like codes for the protein TTTTEPTTTTTTTEPTTTTTTTEPTTTTTTTELTTTTTTTEPTTTTTTTEPTTTTTTTEPTTTTTTTTTEPTTTTTTTEPTTTTTTTEPTTTTTTTEPTTTTTTTEPTTTTTTTTTDLTTTTTTTEPTTTTTTTTTEPTTTTTTTEPTTTTTATEPTTTTTTTEPTTTTTTTEPTTTTTTTEPTTTTTTTEPTTTTTTTEPTTTTTTTEPTTTTTTTEPTLKDVNPLYRHECDRELRKKKNPINFYKRSSLGLSNRRKSKMKEVIGLLILASALFAAFAQIQERTISLQKETKKKPLSEIVWKTPGAIQPYIQKYYPNPSVPSGHYYQPDKGCICIPGPPGPPGPMGSPGSTGRPGTTGRRGDNGLVGYDGKKGDKGFKGDRGQTGYKGRKGTMGYEGEKGQKGDKGSEGQKGSKGRTGTRGNPGFRGVTGAVGALGPEGPMATTTTTTTTTEPTTTTTTTTTEPTTTTTTTEPTTTTTTTEPTTTTTTTEPTTTTTTTEPTTTTTTTEPTTTTTTTTTEPTTTTTTTTTTTEPTTTTTTTEPTTTTTTTTTEPTTTTTTTEPTTTTTTTTTEPTTTTTTTEPTTTTTTTEPTTTTTTTEPTTTTTTTEPTTTTTTTEPTTTTTTTTTEPTTTTTTTEPTTTTTTTEPTTTTTTTEPTTTTTTTEPTTTTTTTEPTTTTTTTTTEPTTTTTTTTTTTEPTTTTTTTEPTTTTTTTTTEPTTTTTTTEPTTTTTTTTTEPTTTTTTTEPTTTTTTTEPTTTTTTTEPTTTTTTTEPTTTTTTTEPTTTTTTTEPTTTTTTTEPTTTTTTTEPTTTTTTTTTTTTTTPTPVINVDVV